The genomic DNA ATGCCCAATTTTGAGAAATACAATTTATCCCAAGTAAAAACTGAAAGGTTTTATCAACTGCCTAAATATTTATTTGAAGATACATATTTCAAGAAAATGTCAGCAGAAGCCAAAATTATGTATGCATTATTAAAAGATCGTTTTGAATTATCCATCCAGAACGAATGGGTAGATAAAAATAATAACATTTACTTTATTTTCAGTAACAAACATTTGTGTGAATACTTAGGATATGCAGAACAAAAAATCATAAAATTAAAAAAAGAATTAGTGAATTTTAATTTGCTAACTCAAGAACGTGTGGGCCTTAATAAACCCAATAGATTGTATTTATTAAAACCTAATTATGATGGTGAATACAGTCGTACCAAGGAACTTCCAAATTCACAGTTCCAGAACAATGAATTTGGAAGTTCTAGAACTATGAATTTAAGTGGTCAAGAACTTCCAAATTCACAGTCTAATGATACTGACTTAAGTAATACTGATTATATAGAGACTGAGAATAATGATACGCATGATATGAATGATATATACAACAATCGAATAAAAAACAATTATTCGGATCATACAAATCATCAACAAACCGAATTTAATAATGATGCGCTTAAGTTCCAAGTGCTCGAAGAATTGCCCCAACAACTTCAAGATTATTTAAGTAAATTTGAAATTAGAGAAATTCGGATTATTAAAAGTGTGTTACTCAAAGGTAAGAAATCATTTAATAATGCACATGATACCTATTACCGTTTAGAAGATGTTGAGTTTGAAATTGTAAGTGTCTTGAAACGTTTTAAAGCGATGCTGCTACAAAAGAATGAAACCGTTGAAGCTATGCAAGGGTATTTAATGCAATCCATTAAAGCTGAATTCGAAGAAACACATGCACTTTATATGCGCCGTCAAAACATGAAACAACATAATATCTTTAATCAGTAATTCAAATAATCTATAGCAATCAAAAAGACCTCGAAATATTCGGTTAAGTCATCAGATTATTTGACCGGAGATAGTGAAAAAGATTCAGAAATTGTTAGTGATTTAGAACAAGGTTTATATCGAAAACGTATGTTGAGTTATGGTGGATTGCTTAAACAAAAACATAAAATTTTAAATTTAGACGACGCCGAAGATGGCAATTTAATTAATACAAGTGACGAAGATAAAACAACAGACAAAGAAGAAAAAGCACATTCAATTACTGCAATTTGGAATTTTGAAAAACAAAATTATTACTTAAAAGATTTGAAACGTTAGCTTAAAAGCTAGCGTTTTTTTATGTTTTTTGCCCCTGCGGGAACTATAGGATTAACCAGCATGGTTATCCAGTTTTTACGCGAAAAATAATTTTGTGCGTAACTGGGCAGTGTCTGAATTTTTTTGCCAGCACATGCCAAATTTTTAATTTGCATGTAACTGGGCAGTGTCTAAAAAAATAGTCACTGGTTTTGCTCAAATTTTTGTTTGTGAAATTAGAATATATTTATTTGGCTCATATTTGCGTTTTAAGAACGTATATAAGCTTTTAGGTATAATTCTATATAAATAACTCTTAATTCTTCAAAATACCCCTTTAAAATTCAAATAAAGGTATATAAAAATAAAGAGCCAACCCAGATAAAATGGATTGGCTCTTTATTGCTTATTTTTGCAAAGTAGATTATAAAAAACTACTGTTAATAAGCGCTAAACGTTATAGCCATATTATAACAAGAACATGCATTTATGCCGAGAAAATTTATTGAGCGTTGAGAAGAACCCTTAACTAAACTTGAAGACGAATGTCGGCATAGCGTGAGCTATTAAGCCGACCATTCGACAAGTTTTGGGATTGTTAAGGGTTCCGAGGCTCAACGTCAATAAAGCAATTGGAATAAAGCATCTATGATTATTTGAAAACATAAGTTATAATACATTCAAAAATATTTTTGAATGAGGTGTAATTATGATTCAGACTATTGTAACTGCTGCTATTCTTTATATTGCGACAGCAGTAGATTTATTAGTGATTTTATTAATATTTTTTGCTAGAGCAAAGACTAGAAAAGAATATAGAGATATTTATGTTGGTCAATATTTAGGGTCTATTATTTTAATATTAGTTAGTTTGTTTTTAGCTTTTGTATTAAATTATGTTCCAGAGAAGTGGATATTAGGTTTATTGGGTTTAATACCAATTTATCTTGGAATTAAAGTAGCTATTTATGATGATTGTGAAGGAGAAAAGAGAGCTAAAAAAGAATTGAATGAAAAAGGATTGTCTAAATTAGTTGGTACGGTTGCAATTGTTACGATAGCAAGTTGTGGTGCTGATAATATTGGTTTATTTGTTCCGTATTTTGTGACATTAAGTGTTATTAATTTATTAATTACTCTGTTTGTCTTTTTAATTTTAATTTTCTTCTTGGTATTTACTGCACAAAAATTAGCTAATATTCCAGGAGTTGGAGAAATTGTTGAGAAATTTAGTCGTTGGATTATGGCTGTTATTTATATAGCTTTAGGTTTATTTATTATTATTGAAAATGACACTATTCAAACAATTTTAGGATTTATATTTTAATTTAGGGTGTGATTTTATATGAGTTATGAAAATGCTTGTGATGTGATCTGTGTACATGAGGATAAAGTTAACAATGCTTTAAGTTTTTTAGAAGATGATAAATCTAAGAAATTACTTAACATTTTAGAAAAAATTTGTGATGAGAAGAAATTGAAAATCATATTATCTTTGATTAAAGAAGATGAGTTGTGTGTTTGTGATATTTCTTTGATATTGAAATTGAGTGTTGCTTCAACTTCACATCATTTAAGGCTTTTATATAAAAATGAGGTACTTGATTTTTATAAAGATGGAAAGATGGCATATTATTTTATTAAAGACGATGAAATAAGAGAGTTTTTCTCTAAAAATCAGGAGGGTTTTTGAAACGAGTGAAACGAGTTTCTTCTTGTCTTGATACTATATAGAAATAATATTCTTAATAAGGATTAAATAAACTTTGAAGCAAAAAATGATTAATGCTTTTACAAAAATAATATTTTAGTTCATTTGGAAAAACTATCAATGCTTCTGTTATATTAGCATATAATTGAAGCATTAAAATAAAGGAAAGAGGTTTTTAAATGAACTTAATTTCTAAATTAATTCAAGAAGATATAGAAAATAATCCGGAATTAGAAACATTGTATAAAGAGCAGGATGAGAATTTCGAATTTGCTATGAGATTAGTTGAATTGCGTAAAGAAATTGGATGTTCACAAAAGCAACTTGCTCAAAAACTAGAAGTGCCTCAGACAACTATTGAAAATATTGAAAACGGAGATACGCGTCCGACCATGTCTCTTTTAAAATCAATTGCTAATGTAACGCAAAAATAATTGCATGTTGAATAGATATAAATTCGTAACAAATAAGACAGTATTTATTATGAAAATTAATTTTTGAAATCTGAAAGATTAGTATATAAATAATGAGAATGAAGTATATAAGTCATACAACAATTTAAACTTTCAGGAGGATAAAATAATGGAAAAAGAAAAAACAATTAAAGAAGAAATCCAAGAATTTTACTTGAATGGTGGAACCTATAATGAAGTAGAAATCGATTTTGGAACACCTAAAGGATCAGAAGCATTATAAAAATTAAATATTACAAATGAAAATGATCAAAAAGCGGTGGACTATTATTTTTGATTATTAGATTTTGGATGTGGACTTCTATCTTTGAGAAGTCCATTTTTAAATTCAATATAAATAATTATTAAGTAGCTATAATGAAAAAATAGAAAGATTAATAGATTAATTTAAGTAGGAGTTGATGTGGAAAGTTTTCAATTAGTAATATCGAAATGAATCACTTCATGATATTTTTAAACTTTTTTGAGTATAAAAAATAAGAGCATAAGGAAATACAATGCCACTTGCGTGTCAATCAGCATAGCTGATGTATTTTCCTTTAATATTTCTGATCCGTTTATTCTATTTAAAACACTGGTGTAATAGCGTTTTATTGATTTTTATACACACTAAAATTAAGTGATTATAAAGTTATACATTTTTATGTAAATGGCATCGAGTATTTTGCACTTTTATTCAAAATCACCTTGATATAGAGCCTTTCATATTGATTTTTATACATGGTGTATAAGTTTTTAATGAGATTTGATACACGATGTATAAGTCGGATTTTATTAAAAACAGAAAGTTTTCAATGGAAAAGTGACTTAGAGTCGAACTAAAAAAGAGGAGAAACATTGAAAGAAATAATAAGTTTTTTACTTTACCTTTTACTTTTTTTGAGTTTATAAAAAGATACTTCTATCGAAAAACATTAGACTATTATGCTCTAATGTTTTTTATTTTATGGAATGAATGTAATCAACATAGTGTGCTGATTGATATATTTTTTATGGTAGATTTGCTATTTAAAAAGGAAGGAAACCTCCACAAAAATTTTGGTTGTCTTGTGGAGGTTTTTGATTTATTAAGGGTATCTATTTCACTTTAATTTTAGAGTTTTTAAAGTGAATAATGAAAGCGTGTTGTGACAACATGGTTTTATTATAATATTTTATTTTTATATAATTTTACGATATGATGTTTCTATAAAGGAGGAGTTCAAATGAATTTAGCAAAAAAACTCTATTTAGAAAGAAAAGATAAAAACTTAACTAAAAAAGAGTTATCTAAAGAACTAAATAAACTAAGTGACTTTTCCAATTATTCGAAAAAGAAGATAACACTTTTAGAATCTAATCAGAAAGAATTTACTTATCGTATCGTTGATGATCTTGCAAAATATTTTAATATGACCATCTATCAATTTTTAACAAAAAATTGGAAATCTTATAACACGGAAGAGATTACTTTGATTGATAATAATATTGAAGAATATTTTCATGGGTATTCAGAGCGAATGCCTAAAACGTTTAAAAATTTATCTGACATAATCTATAAATTTGATTTAGTAAATCATGACGATTGGGTAGGCATCCCTAAATATTATTTTATAATGGGAGAGTATTATGAGTATCTACATCGAGATGTTAGTAAAGAACGTAGCAATATTCTTATTAATAGAGCTGAAGGTCTCCTAGATAAATTGGAGCAATTTAGTTCATATAATCATAAAAATGATTTGCAATTTCCTATAAACTTAGAGACAGATTTTGCAGGATATACTAAATTTAATGACAAACGTGAACCTATTAATATGAATATATTAATTCAAAATATAGAATTCACCTTAGGTGAAATTAGGCAACTTTTTGAAGATGACTATTTTGATTTTGATGAGGAAGATATAAAATATTTTAATTTGTTAAATCATTATAGAGAAAAGTTAGATATAGGATTTGAAGATATTGAAAAGGATTTAGGTATTTCAAGTGCAGAGTATATGAAATGGGAAAAAGGTGAAGTTGATCCTAACATTAGTGATATTATAAAATTATGCGATTACTTAAATATAAATATTGATTTAATTTCTCTAAGATCGTTGCGCACACTGAACAACATTAATTCTCAATCAGTTGGATCATATATCCTCCAAAATACTAATATTCATAACTCTGAAGAGTTATCTAAAGATTATTATTTTTCAGAGAGACAAAGCATCATATTAATTCCTAAATATTGCTACGAATATATGTTTGATTACTTAAAAGATAAAACTCATAAAGACATTGGAATAAAGAAAGCGACTCAATTTACTAGAGAATTTTTTGTGAAATGGTATGAATTTAATAAAGCTAGGCAATTCTTATTTTATTCGTTAACTGGGTTGGTTGCTAAGGAGAATTTTATTCATTACACAGAGAAAGAAATTAAAAGATATTTAGGGGATAGTTACTACCCTGAAAATCCAGTGAAGTTTTTAACACAATTAACGTTAGATAGAGTTGAAAATTATGGATACAAAGATAAAAAACAAATTATCAACAGAATTAAGCATATTGATATAGAAAGAGTCCTAAAATCGTCTGAAAAGGTGAATCTAAGACCTGAGATAAATTGATTTGAATCTATAACAAAATTCCTCTATTAAGTAGAACTTAATAGGGGGATTCGAGAAAGGAATAGCATTATCTGATTATGAAATGCTGATGGTTGTACTCATAATCATTGGTTTAGTATTAATTAGCAATAAAGACCAAAAAATAATCACTCTAAATTTTTGACCGAGTAGGTAAAGTGGATGTTTATTACTTTACTGAAAGCCTAGCGTCTTTCGAAGAGGCTCATTAGGACAACATGTTAGCGCATGTTGTCCTTTTTACACGTTTAAATAATAGCATAGTTTTTTTCAAGTATTCAATAACCTTCTTTAAATAAGATAATAATACATAACTGATAATTTATTGAATACACGTGCATACATTATACATGTAGATTGTATGCACGTATAATGTATGCAGTGAAACACAAAGTAGAAGTTGCGTTGTTTTGAGCGAAGTTGGTTTAATCATAATAAAGTTGAACTGACATAATTCAACTTATCGGAAGTGGATATGCTTCAAAAGATACAGATGGTATAATAGTGGAGTCGCCTTAACTTCCGGCGGTATTTTCGGCGGAAGGAGGTGAAGTCATGAGTTTAATATTTGTTAGCATAATTGCACCCATAGTATCAGGGTGTATGGTTGCGATTTTCACGTTTTGGCTAAACAATCGCAATAAGTAAGGCGACAGAGCCTCACCATTAAAAGAACCCCCAATCTATGACTGTAGATTGGGGGTTCGGTGATTCATGAGTCTAATATTTGTTAAATACATTATAACATTATAGTGGATCGGAATGCAAAATAAGAATAAATATATACATAGTCTAAATAAAGAAAAATTTACTTAGCTTTGCCTCCACTTAATTCATTCACTGCTAGTATAGCTTGCGCTATGTTTTCAGCAGTGAATTCATCATTTAAATTAGAGAAAGTATCA from Staphylococcus durrellii includes the following:
- a CDS encoding helix-turn-helix domain-containing protein; this translates as MNLISKLIQEDIENNPELETLYKEQDENFEFAMRLVELRKEIGCSQKQLAQKLEVPQTTIENIENGDTRPTMSLLKSIANVTQK
- a CDS encoding type I toxin-antitoxin system Fst family toxin: MSLIFVSIIAPIVSGCMVAIFTFWLNNRNK
- a CDS encoding helix-turn-helix domain-containing protein, which produces MSYENACDVICVHEDKVNNALSFLEDDKSKKLLNILEKICDEKKLKIILSLIKEDELCVCDISLILKLSVASTSHHLRLLYKNEVLDFYKDGKMAYYFIKDDEIREFFSKNQEGF
- a CDS encoding helix-turn-helix transcriptional regulator, giving the protein MNLAKKLYLERKDKNLTKKELSKELNKLSDFSNYSKKKITLLESNQKEFTYRIVDDLAKYFNMTIYQFLTKNWKSYNTEEITLIDNNIEEYFHGYSERMPKTFKNLSDIIYKFDLVNHDDWVGIPKYYFIMGEYYEYLHRDVSKERSNILINRAEGLLDKLEQFSSYNHKNDLQFPINLETDFAGYTKFNDKREPINMNILIQNIEFTLGEIRQLFEDDYFDFDEEDIKYFNLLNHYREKLDIGFEDIEKDLGISSAEYMKWEKGEVDPNISDIIKLCDYLNINIDLISLRSLRTLNNINSQSVGSYILQNTNIHNSEELSKDYYFSERQSIILIPKYCYEYMFDYLKDKTHKDIGIKKATQFTREFFVKWYEFNKARQFLFYSLTGLVAKENFIHYTEKEIKRYLGDSYYPENPVKFLTQLTLDRVENYGYKDKKQIINRIKHIDIERVLKSSEKVNLRPEIN
- the cadD gene encoding cadmium resistance transporter CadD — its product is MIQTIVTAAILYIATAVDLLVILLIFFARAKTRKEYRDIYVGQYLGSIILILVSLFLAFVLNYVPEKWILGLLGLIPIYLGIKVAIYDDCEGEKRAKKELNEKGLSKLVGTVAIVTIASCGADNIGLFVPYFVTLSVINLLITLFVFLILIFFLVFTAQKLANIPGVGEIVEKFSRWIMAVIYIALGLFIIIENDTIQTILGFIF
- a CDS encoding replication initiator protein A; translated protein: MPNFEKYNLSQVKTERFYQLPKYLFEDTYFKKMSAEAKIMYALLKDRFELSIQNEWVDKNNNIYFIFSNKHLCEYLGYAEQKIIKLKKELVNFNLLTQERVGLNKPNRLYLLKPNYDGEYSRTKELPNSQFQNNEFGSSRTMNLSGQELPNSQSNDTDLSNTDYIETENNDTHDMNDIYNNRIKNNYSDHTNHQQTEFNNDALKFQVLEELPQQLQDYLSKFEIREIRIIKSVLLKGKKSFNNAHDTYYRLEDVEFEIVSVLKRFKAMLLQKNETVEAMQGYLMQSIKAEFEETHALYMRRQNMKQHNIFNQ